A single genomic interval of uncultured Desulfobacter sp. harbors:
- a CDS encoding TraR/DksA family transcriptional regulator, with amino-acid sequence MTQVSQLSTNEYCNLENEPYMSEGQLAYFKDKLMQRKNKLRNKISKSIKKIKTLEATQADLLDRSNAYMDLALEVKSFERHSDMVVQVDRALARIDDGSFGYCELTGDEIGLRRLEAIPFATMSIKALEEFEAHQKNIFVSKHEVPFRHYI; translated from the coding sequence ATGACACAGGTTTCGCAACTATCTACAAACGAATATTGTAATTTGGAAAACGAGCCCTACATGAGTGAAGGGCAGCTCGCCTATTTTAAGGACAAACTGATGCAGCGAAAAAATAAACTGCGCAACAAAATTTCTAAATCCATAAAAAAAATTAAAACCCTTGAAGCAACCCAGGCCGATCTCCTTGACCGGAGCAACGCATATATGGATCTGGCGCTGGAGGTAAAAAGTTTTGAGCGTCATTCAGATATGGTCGTACAGGTGGATCGTGCGTTAGCGCGTATTGACGACGGCAGTTTCGGATATTGTGAACTGACCGGCGATGAGATCGGATTGCGGCGACTGGAAGCGATTCCTTTTGCCACCATGTCCATCAAGGCGCTGGAAGAATTTGAAGCCCACCAGAAAAATATATTTGTATCAAAACACGAAGTTCCATTTAGGCACTATATATAA
- a CDS encoding LL-diaminopimelate aminotransferase, whose protein sequence is MITANENYNKLNASYLFADIAKRVQVYQDNNPDKEVIRLGIGDVTLPLPPAVVQGFKTGVDEMANDATFRGYGPEQGYLFLRQAIAAGDFQSKGADIDADEIFVSDGAKCDTGNFQELFSNDITIAIPDPVYPVYLDTNVMAGRTGEFKDGRYQGIVYMDCLKENGFMPDLPDSPVDLIYLCFPNNPTGSTATKDQLAAWVDYARDNKALILFDAAYEAFIRDEDLPRSIYEIPGAKEVAVEFRSLSKTAGFTGTRCGFTVVPKACMIYTADGSKVSLHDMWNRRQSTKFNGVSYPVQKAAEAVYSPEGQAQIKANIDYYLANAGVIRQTMTDLGFDHVGGDNSPYIWIDGNGRDSWEFFDLLLDKAGVVCTPGGGFGRCGAQSIRISAFNSPENVAKAMARLKDVLK, encoded by the coding sequence GTGATTACAGCCAATGAAAATTACAACAAACTTAATGCCTCATATTTATTTGCAGACATCGCCAAACGGGTTCAAGTATACCAGGACAACAATCCCGACAAGGAGGTGATCCGCCTTGGCATCGGTGATGTTACCCTGCCGCTGCCCCCTGCGGTTGTTCAAGGATTTAAAACAGGCGTAGATGAAATGGCCAATGATGCCACATTCAGAGGATATGGTCCTGAGCAGGGATATCTATTTTTAAGGCAGGCCATTGCCGCCGGTGATTTCCAGTCCAAAGGAGCGGATATTGATGCGGATGAAATTTTTGTATCCGACGGCGCCAAATGCGATACGGGCAATTTCCAGGAGCTGTTTTCCAACGATATTACCATTGCCATTCCGGACCCGGTGTATCCAGTGTACTTAGATACCAATGTCATGGCCGGAAGAACCGGTGAGTTCAAGGACGGGCGTTACCAGGGCATTGTTTACATGGATTGCCTGAAAGAAAACGGGTTTATGCCTGATCTGCCCGACTCGCCCGTGGATCTGATCTATCTTTGTTTCCCCAACAATCCTACAGGGTCCACTGCCACCAAGGATCAGCTTGCCGCCTGGGTAGACTATGCCCGGGACAATAAAGCCCTGATTCTGTTTGATGCCGCCTATGAAGCCTTTATCCGGGATGAGGATCTTCCCAGAAGCATTTATGAAATCCCCGGAGCCAAAGAGGTGGCCGTGGAATTCAGAAGCCTTTCCAAGACAGCCGGTTTCACAGGTACCCGCTGCGGATTTACGGTGGTGCCCAAGGCATGCATGATCTATACGGCCGACGGCTCCAAGGTCTCCTTGCATGACATGTGGAACCGTCGGCAGTCCACCAAATTCAACGGCGTCTCTTATCCGGTGCAAAAGGCAGCCGAGGCGGTCTACAGCCCTGAGGGACAGGCCCAGATTAAAGCAAATATCGACTATTACCTGGCCAATGCCGGGGTGATTCGCCAGACCATGACAGATCTTGGATTTGACCATGTGGGGGGTGATAATTCGCCATACATCTGGATCGACGGCAATGGTCGGGATTCCTGGGAGTTTTTTGACCTGCTGCTGGACAAGGCAGGCGTGGTCTGTACCCCCGGGGGGGGCTTTGGCCGGTGTGGCGCGCAATCCATAAGAATTTCTGCGTTTAACAGCCCTGAAAATGTAGCCAAGGCCATGGCGCGTTTAAAAGACGTTTTAAAATGA
- a CDS encoding phosphomannomutase/phosphoglucomutase has product MHPGIFREYDIRGIAGEEISEQDANAVGKAYGSLLMGQGRKKVSVGRDCRITSEAYSKAFIDGVLTAGCDVVDIGVCPTPVLYFSIHQLNLEGGTMITASHNPPEYNGFKLMSGLDSIHSHGLQDIRKIIEDKAYTQGQGTVTQADVISPYIAMIQENITLKNTIRVGIDAGNGTGGITALPVLQGLGCEVHDIYCDPDGTFPNHEADPTQKKNMTDLIALVKKNNLDLGIGYDGDADRIGVVDKYGNLIYGDQLMIIYAKEILSRHPGATFISEVKCSMVMYDQIAKMGGNPIMWRTGHSLIKKKMKEEDAALAGEMSGHMFFKDRYYGYDDALYASCRLLEIMDNTGLGVDELIKDLPKTFTTPEIRVDCPDDVKFRVVEKIVELYKSRQKVIDIDGMRAIYEDGWGLVRASNTQPALVLRFEALTESRLEEIRTEIETDLKKIIEDT; this is encoded by the coding sequence ATGCATCCTGGAATATTCAGGGAATATGACATCCGCGGTATTGCAGGGGAAGAAATTTCCGAACAGGACGCCAATGCCGTGGGAAAGGCATATGGATCACTGCTTATGGGACAGGGCCGCAAAAAAGTATCTGTTGGCCGGGACTGTCGCATCACGTCTGAAGCCTATTCAAAGGCATTTATAGACGGGGTGTTAACCGCTGGATGTGATGTCGTGGACATCGGTGTCTGCCCTACCCCGGTTCTCTATTTTTCCATTCACCAACTCAACCTTGAAGGCGGGACCATGATTACGGCCAGCCACAATCCGCCGGAATACAACGGATTCAAGCTGATGAGCGGGCTGGATTCCATTCACAGCCACGGATTGCAGGATATCCGCAAAATCATCGAAGACAAGGCCTATACCCAGGGCCAGGGCACCGTAACCCAAGCTGATGTAATTTCTCCATACATTGCCATGATCCAGGAAAACATCACACTGAAAAATACGATCCGGGTCGGCATTGATGCGGGCAACGGCACCGGTGGTATAACTGCCTTACCCGTGCTGCAGGGACTGGGCTGCGAAGTCCATGATATTTACTGCGACCCGGACGGCACCTTTCCCAACCATGAGGCCGATCCCACCCAGAAAAAAAACATGACGGATCTCATTGCCCTGGTGAAAAAAAACAACCTTGACCTTGGCATCGGCTATGACGGGGATGCCGACCGCATCGGTGTGGTGGACAAGTACGGCAACCTCATTTACGGGGACCAGCTCATGATTATTTATGCCAAAGAAATTTTGTCCCGCCATCCCGGTGCCACCTTTATCTCCGAGGTCAAGTGCTCCATGGTTATGTATGATCAAATCGCAAAGATGGGCGGCAATCCAATCATGTGGCGCACAGGCCACTCCCTGATCAAAAAGAAAATGAAGGAAGAGGATGCGGCTCTGGCTGGAGAAATGAGCGGGCACATGTTTTTCAAGGACCGTTACTACGGATATGACGATGCCCTGTATGCGTCCTGCCGGCTTCTGGAAATTATGGACAACACCGGCCTTGGTGTGGATGAATTAATTAAAGACCTGCCCAAAACCTTTACCACGCCTGAAATTCGTGTGGATTGTCCTGATGATGTAAAATTCAGGGTTGTGGAAAAGATCGTTGAATTATATAAGTCCCGGCAGAAGGTTATTGACATTGACGGGATGCGGGCCATCTATGAGGACGGATGGGGCCTTGTACGGGCCTCCAATACCCAGCCGGCACTGGTGCTTCGCTTTGAGGCCCTGACCGAGTCCCGTCTGGAAGAAATTAGAACCGAAATTGAAACAGATTTGAAAAAAATCATTGAGGACACGTAA
- the glp gene encoding gephyrin-like molybdotransferase Glp codes for MTGFFKVKSLDEVLGMTQLFSPVGIEEVYTRDAFSRVLAKDLISGENLPGFRRSCMDGYAVNAASTFGASESGPAWLNLKGAIAMGDIPDFELSPGEAARISTGGMLPAGADAVVMVEHTEAVDEQSIEIYKSVAPLQHVMDETEDFATGQTVIEKGRLMRPQEIGLAAGLGHTRIQAYQVPRVGIISTGDEVIPVEKTPEPGMVRDINSYSLSALVTQAGGEPVRYGIVRDDPKALKSMCKKALAHTDMVLLSGGSSVGTRDYTVEVLSALPDTDILVHGISVSPGKPTILAKSGHIPVWGLPGQVVSAMVVFQVVVTAFLHRLRGLSRPVVPVKISARLSRNLASSQGRRDFVRVILEQEDHDLVARPILGKSGLIRTMVQADGLLEIGEHVEGLEKGSMVDIILLK; via the coding sequence ATGACCGGTTTTTTCAAGGTAAAATCCTTAGACGAGGTTCTGGGGATGACACAGCTTTTTTCCCCTGTGGGCATAGAGGAGGTGTACACCCGTGATGCCTTTTCAAGGGTCCTTGCAAAGGATCTGATTTCCGGAGAAAATTTACCCGGATTCAGGCGCTCCTGTATGGATGGATATGCGGTGAATGCCGCGTCTACCTTTGGGGCATCGGAATCCGGGCCTGCATGGCTGAACCTTAAAGGCGCCATTGCCATGGGGGATATTCCGGACTTTGAACTGTCACCGGGGGAAGCCGCCCGGATCTCCACCGGCGGCATGCTGCCTGCCGGTGCAGACGCGGTTGTCATGGTGGAGCACACCGAGGCTGTGGACGAACAGTCCATTGAAATCTATAAATCCGTGGCCCCGCTGCAGCATGTTATGGATGAAACCGAGGATTTTGCAACGGGGCAGACCGTAATCGAAAAAGGCCGCCTGATGCGGCCCCAGGAAATCGGTCTGGCTGCGGGGTTGGGGCACACCCGAATCCAGGCATATCAGGTGCCCAGGGTGGGAATCATCTCCACCGGGGATGAAGTGATTCCTGTGGAGAAAACACCTGAACCCGGCATGGTACGCGATATTAATTCCTATTCTTTGTCTGCCCTGGTGACCCAGGCAGGCGGAGAGCCTGTGCGGTACGGCATCGTAAGAGATGATCCCAAGGCGTTGAAATCAATGTGTAAAAAAGCGTTGGCCCACACGGACATGGTGCTGCTTTCAGGCGGTTCTTCCGTGGGCACAAGGGATTATACGGTTGAGGTGCTGTCAGCCCTGCCGGATACGGACATTCTGGTCCACGGTATTTCCGTAAGCCCGGGCAAACCCACCATCCTGGCGAAATCCGGCCACATCCCTGTATGGGGGCTGCCCGGCCAGGTGGTTTCAGCCATGGTGGTATTCCAAGTGGTGGTGACAGCCTTTCTCCACCGGCTAAGGGGCTTGTCCCGGCCGGTTGTCCCAGTAAAAATATCGGCCCGTTTGTCCCGGAACCTGGCATCTTCCCAAGGCAGGCGGGATTTTGTGCGGGTGATTCTGGAACAGGAAGATCATGACCTTGTGGCTCGCCCCATTCTTGGCAAGTCAGGGTTGATCCGGACCATGGTCCAGGCTGACGGGCTGCTTGAAATCGGTGAGCATGTGGAAGGCCTGGAAAAAGGCAGCATGGTGGATATTATTCTTTTAAAATAG
- a CDS encoding molybdopterin biosynthesis protein has translation MKTKRNVYLNMVGIQQAKDCLFENFGHLETGVQTLDVVQARNRVLAAPAVAAISSPNFHAAAMDGVAVYAKSTFGANDEAPTSLTIGETAFWVNTGHMLPEGTNAVIMIENLNILDESTIEIEAPAFPWQHVRKMGEDIVATQLLFPRDHKINAYAMGALLSGGVFKVSVRKRPRVLIIPTGSELKRWQDVAPETMESGDVVESNATVLTALCADHGADATINPMLEDDLKTIQTAVSNGVDQGYDMVMILGGSSAGSKDYSKPAIENLGRIYVHGVTMMPGKPLMFGGIGDTPVFGIPGYPVSAIVAFEMFAGPLLLAMQHLPPLKQEVVEVTPVRKVASKLGQEEFLRVKIGSVDGRLMSSQLPRGSGNITTLTEADGIIRIPQHVEGIQAGEKVKAHLLRSLESIENTVVITGSHDNTLDLLADQIRLEHPGMGISSSHVGSMGGLMAIKKGGCHMAGCHLLDPDDGTYNISYIKKYLPDVPVRLVNLVMRQQGLILPKGNPDKVQGLSDIVEKKLAFINRQPGSGTRILFDFSLKENGLSAADVPGYENEEYTHMSVAVAVLSGRAGAGLGIKAAALALKLDFLPVVTESYDLVIPEIYYHLPKIQALLCAIQSAGFKQRVMALGGYGVERTGEELFRSV, from the coding sequence ATGAAAACTAAACGCAATGTTTATTTGAATATGGTGGGAATACAGCAGGCTAAGGATTGTCTGTTTGAAAATTTCGGTCACCTGGAAACAGGTGTACAGACCCTGGATGTGGTGCAGGCCCGAAACAGGGTTTTGGCGGCACCTGCTGTGGCAGCCATCTCTTCGCCCAATTTTCATGCTGCCGCCATGGATGGTGTGGCGGTGTATGCCAAATCCACCTTTGGGGCAAATGATGAGGCCCCAACGTCTTTGACTATTGGAGAAACCGCTTTCTGGGTGAATACCGGACATATGCTCCCCGAGGGCACCAATGCCGTCATCATGATTGAAAACCTCAATATCCTGGATGAAAGCACCATTGAAATTGAGGCACCCGCGTTTCCCTGGCAGCATGTCCGCAAAATGGGTGAAGATATCGTGGCCACCCAGCTGCTGTTTCCCAGGGACCACAAAATCAATGCGTATGCCATGGGCGCACTTTTGTCCGGCGGAGTGTTCAAGGTGTCGGTGAGAAAAAGGCCCAGGGTTTTAATTATTCCAACGGGATCGGAACTTAAACGCTGGCAGGATGTGGCCCCTGAAACCATGGAATCCGGTGATGTGGTGGAATCCAACGCCACTGTATTGACTGCCCTGTGCGCCGACCACGGAGCAGATGCCACGATCAATCCCATGCTTGAAGATGATCTTAAAACCATTCAGACTGCCGTGTCTAATGGGGTAGACCAGGGATATGACATGGTCATGATTCTGGGCGGATCCTCTGCCGGGTCTAAGGATTATTCAAAACCGGCAATTGAAAATTTAGGCCGGATTTACGTCCACGGAGTAACTATGATGCCGGGTAAGCCCTTGATGTTCGGTGGGATTGGGGATACCCCGGTTTTCGGAATTCCCGGCTACCCGGTCTCCGCCATTGTTGCCTTTGAAATGTTTGCAGGGCCTCTATTGCTGGCCATGCAGCATCTGCCCCCTTTAAAACAAGAGGTCGTGGAGGTCACTCCGGTCAGGAAAGTAGCGTCAAAACTTGGCCAGGAGGAATTTTTAAGGGTAAAAATCGGTTCCGTGGACGGCCGACTCATGTCTTCGCAGCTACCCCGGGGGTCAGGCAATATCACCACCCTGACCGAAGCCGACGGCATCATACGAATTCCCCAGCATGTGGAGGGCATCCAGGCCGGTGAAAAAGTGAAGGCACACCTGCTTCGCTCCCTGGAATCCATTGAAAATACGGTGGTGATCACAGGTTCCCATGACAATACCCTTGACCTCCTGGCAGATCAAATCCGGCTTGAACATCCGGGTATGGGAATCTCCTCCAGCCATGTGGGAAGTATGGGCGGCCTGATGGCCATAAAAAAAGGGGGCTGCCACATGGCCGGATGCCATCTTCTGGACCCCGATGACGGCACCTACAATATTTCATACATTAAAAAGTACCTGCCTGATGTGCCTGTGCGCCTGGTCAATCTCGTGATGCGCCAGCAGGGACTGATTCTGCCCAAAGGCAACCCGGACAAGGTACAAGGACTTTCTGATATTGTTGAAAAAAAATTAGCTTTTATTAATCGCCAGCCAGGCTCCGGCACCCGGATTTTATTTGATTTCAGCTTAAAGGAAAATGGTCTGTCTGCGGCAGATGTCCCAGGTTATGAAAATGAGGAATACACCCACATGTCTGTGGCTGTGGCCGTATTATCAGGCCGGGCCGGGGCCGGACTTGGCATCAAGGCTGCGGCCCTGGCCCTGAAGTTGGATTTTCTGCCTGTTGTCACTGAATCCTACGACCTGGTCATCCCTGAAATTTATTATCATCTGCCAAAAATCCAGGCCCTTCTTTGTGCGATTCAGTCTGCTGGATTTAAACAGCGGGTCATGGCGTTAGGGGGGTACGGGGTAGAAAGAACCGGAGAAGAATTGTTTCGGTCTGTTTAA
- a CDS encoding ATP-dependent helicase — translation MQLSQPQQDAVDHTGSPALVVAGAGSGKTRTLTAKFSHLIATGHAPERILAITFTNKAAQEMKTRLMEMTGLHQMRFEWVRTYHSACLMILKQHCRIMGYTPPLQVFSVYQQDKLVKELCVKNNIDKKYARRILSSISRAKNDGNPAKYFDRKPGFLNIRMADIFDQFEERLAQMNCVDFDNILLKTRDLLRDNEDVRNFYRNLFSYILVDEYQDTNNLQEELTSLLLGEHRNLFCVGDDWQAVYGFRGSNVNHFLRFAQKYEDAKIFRLEENYRSADEIVQAANDLIDYNPDKMEKRCFSQKRGGVLEIYEFMSDAHEAEWAARRILNLNKQGQGIPFDRMAVVYRTKFCSLPFEKTFRAFRIPYRLMGSQGFFERMEVLDINSYLSASYFPNDDLSFERIINTPKRGIGPAMIKKLADLRTQGGSLQGAARIMVRDRLVTKKVHENMSEALDILDTIHDMAPAMAMETVIDRTGYIDFLKNKTKSDGEFISKKENIEQLIHTARTKDTMLEYLEEAALIREDKDEDDQDENGVGLLTIHSAKGLEFDVVFIAGCEEGLFPHWRSIDEGDTALSEERRLMYVAMTRAERFLYLSHVNYRKGDFATPSRFIDQVRECLD, via the coding sequence ATGCAACTTTCCCAGCCCCAGCAGGACGCTGTTGATCATACCGGCTCCCCGGCCCTCGTGGTTGCGGGAGCCGGTTCCGGTAAAACAAGAACGCTGACCGCTAAATTTTCCCACCTCATTGCCACGGGCCATGCCCCGGAACGCATTCTGGCCATCACCTTCACCAATAAGGCAGCCCAGGAAATGAAGACCCGGCTTATGGAAATGACCGGTCTTCACCAGATGCGCTTTGAATGGGTGAGAACCTATCATTCCGCCTGTCTGATGATCTTGAAACAGCATTGTCGGATCATGGGATATACCCCGCCTTTACAGGTATTCAGCGTATACCAGCAGGACAAGCTGGTAAAAGAGCTGTGCGTAAAAAACAATATTGACAAAAAATACGCACGCCGGATTCTTTCATCCATTTCCCGGGCCAAAAACGACGGAAATCCTGCCAAATATTTTGATCGCAAACCAGGATTTCTCAACATTCGAATGGCCGATATTTTTGACCAGTTTGAAGAACGCCTGGCCCAGATGAACTGTGTTGATTTTGACAATATCCTGCTCAAGACCCGGGACCTGCTCCGGGACAATGAAGATGTCCGAAATTTTTACCGGAATCTTTTTTCCTATATCCTGGTGGATGAGTACCAGGACACCAACAACCTGCAGGAGGAACTGACCTCGCTTCTGTTAGGCGAGCACCGCAACCTGTTCTGTGTTGGGGATGACTGGCAGGCCGTATATGGATTCCGGGGTTCCAACGTAAACCATTTTTTACGGTTTGCACAAAAATATGAAGATGCAAAAATTTTCAGGCTGGAGGAAAATTACAGGTCTGCCGACGAAATTGTCCAGGCAGCCAATGATCTCATTGACTACAACCCCGACAAAATGGAAAAACGCTGTTTCTCACAGAAAAGAGGCGGGGTGCTGGAGATCTATGAATTCATGTCCGATGCCCATGAAGCCGAATGGGCTGCCAGGCGTATCCTGAATCTTAATAAACAGGGGCAGGGCATTCCCTTTGACAGGATGGCCGTGGTCTACCGGACCAAATTCTGCTCCCTGCCCTTTGAAAAGACGTTCCGGGCCTTCCGCATACCTTACCGTCTCATGGGCTCCCAGGGATTTTTTGAACGCATGGAAGTGCTGGACATCAACTCCTATTTAAGTGCCTCTTATTTCCCCAATGATGATCTCTCCTTTGAGCGGATTATCAATACGCCCAAGCGGGGGATCGGGCCGGCCATGATTAAGAAGCTGGCCGACCTGCGTACCCAGGGCGGCAGTCTTCAGGGCGCCGCCCGGATCATGGTCCGGGACCGGCTTGTGACCAAAAAGGTCCATGAAAATATGTCTGAAGCCCTGGATATCCTGGACACCATCCATGACATGGCCCCGGCCATGGCCATGGAGACCGTGATTGACCGCACCGGGTATATAGACTTCCTGAAAAACAAAACAAAAAGCGATGGGGAATTCATTTCCAAAAAAGAGAATATTGAACAGTTGATCCACACGGCCCGCACCAAGGACACCATGTTGGAATACCTGGAAGAAGCCGCCCTGATCCGGGAGGACAAAGACGAGGACGACCAGGATGAAAACGGGGTCGGCCTGCTCACCATTCATTCGGCCAAGGGGCTGGAGTTTGACGTGGTGTTCATCGCCGGGTGTGAAGAGGGGCTGTTTCCCCACTGGCGCTCAATTGACGAGGGGGATACAGCGCTATCCGAGGAACGAAGGCTCATGTATGTTGCCATGACCCGGGCCGAGCGGTTTTTGTACCTAAGCCACGTCAACTACCGCAAAGGCGATTTTGCCACCCCCAGCCGGTTCATTGATCAGGTCCGGGAATGCCTGGATTAG
- a CDS encoding undecaprenyl-diphosphate phosphatase gives MEIYQGIILGILQGLTEFLPVSSSGHLVLGQIYFNITEYGLVFDASVHLGTLGAVFIVYFKDILDILKSLVYYARTRNASGHERNLTLAAAIIIGSVPTAIIGLVLKQYEHILFTSSLLVGAMLMVTGCLLWMSRHCYRIKKGEHLTPLKAVIIGISQGFAVIPGISRSGTTIAVGLFTGLDRMTSARFSFLLSIPAILGAQVISLKDMMESQSYIDPATICGTIASFIVGLAALKLLLRLVNIGKFHLFAPYCWLAGILALFSNFL, from the coding sequence ATGGAGATCTATCAGGGTATAATATTAGGTATCCTTCAGGGGCTTACAGAGTTCCTGCCGGTAAGCAGTTCCGGCCATCTGGTCCTGGGCCAGATCTATTTCAATATTACTGAATATGGCCTTGTTTTTGACGCATCAGTACATTTGGGAACCCTGGGCGCGGTGTTTATTGTATATTTTAAAGATATCCTGGATATTTTAAAAAGCCTGGTATACTACGCCCGAACCCGGAATGCGTCAGGGCATGAAAGGAATTTGACCCTGGCTGCCGCCATTATTATCGGCTCAGTGCCCACGGCAATTATCGGATTGGTTTTGAAACAGTATGAGCACATTTTATTTACCTCATCTTTACTGGTGGGTGCCATGCTTATGGTAACAGGATGCCTTTTGTGGATGTCCAGACATTGCTATAGGATTAAAAAAGGAGAACACTTAACTCCTTTAAAGGCGGTTATCATCGGCATTTCCCAGGGTTTTGCCGTTATTCCCGGCATTTCCCGGTCCGGCACCACCATTGCCGTTGGACTTTTCACTGGTTTGGACAGAATGACATCTGCCCGGTTCTCATTTCTTTTATCCATCCCTGCGATTCTCGGCGCCCAGGTAATCAGCTTAAAAGACATGATGGAATCCCAAAGCTACATTGACCCTGCTACCATTTGTGGTACAATCGCTTCATTCATCGTTGGGCTGGCAGCATTAAAACTCTTATTGAGACTGGTGAATATCGGAAAGTTTCATCTGTTTGCACCCTATTGCTGGTTGGCTGGAATTCTGGCACTTTTTTCAAATTTTCTATAG
- a CDS encoding OmpA family protein — MKKKSFMKALLAITAVLFLFGCAAKEPAGLPSFSAKQFDASMYQSKVDNFVIILDASSSMDEDFMGNPKFMIGKAIAERMNMTIPELGQTAGLRTFGHADSISKNETELFYGMERYNSAALAEKLGAISEAGGYSAFGSAMAAMGTDLESLPGKTAVIIISDGLDMGPDTAQAQAVKEQYGDAICFYPIQVANAEEGTAFLSEIASIGGCADLINADELMDAGAMAAFVEKILLEDAPPAPAPVVAAPMDSDGDGVLDPDDQCPGTPAGAKVNAVGCWILDHILFDFDKDEIKPGAFERLDAIAAILEKNPAMSAEIQGHTDNIGTKEYNMDLSQRRANAVAKYLEDKGIARDRLAATGFGFDKPVALNSTDYGRSLNRRVEINPY; from the coding sequence ATGAAAAAGAAAAGTTTCATGAAAGCCCTTTTGGCCATTACTGCGGTCCTTTTCCTGTTCGGTTGTGCGGCTAAGGAACCTGCCGGACTTCCCTCGTTTTCCGCTAAACAGTTTGATGCGTCCATGTATCAGTCCAAAGTAGATAACTTTGTTATTATTCTGGATGCCTCCAGTTCCATGGACGAGGACTTTATGGGTAACCCCAAATTTATGATTGGCAAAGCGATTGCAGAACGTATGAACATGACCATTCCTGAACTCGGACAGACTGCGGGTTTAAGAACCTTTGGGCATGCAGATTCCATATCCAAAAATGAAACCGAACTGTTTTACGGCATGGAGAGGTATAACTCTGCTGCCCTGGCTGAAAAACTCGGTGCCATTTCAGAAGCCGGCGGCTACAGCGCTTTTGGTTCAGCCATGGCCGCCATGGGGACTGATCTTGAAAGTCTTCCCGGAAAAACTGCAGTTATTATCATTTCCGACGGCTTGGACATGGGGCCCGACACAGCACAGGCTCAGGCCGTTAAAGAACAGTATGGCGATGCCATCTGCTTTTACCCCATCCAGGTGGCCAATGCTGAAGAAGGGACTGCATTCCTTTCTGAGATTGCAAGTATTGGCGGTTGCGCAGATTTGATAAATGCCGATGAGCTTATGGATGCCGGTGCAATGGCCGCTTTTGTTGAAAAGATACTTTTAGAAGATGCCCCCCCTGCCCCTGCCCCTGTCGTCGCTGCTCCCATGGATAGCGACGGTGACGGCGTACTTGATCCGGATGACCAGTGCCCCGGAACGCCGGCAGGTGCAAAAGTTAATGCAGTTGGCTGTTGGATTCTTGATCATATATTGTTTGATTTTGACAAAGACGAAATCAAACCTGGAGCGTTTGAACGGCTTGATGCCATTGCTGCAATTTTGGAAAAAAATCCTGCAATGAGTGCTGAAATCCAGGGCCACACTGATAATATAGGTACTAAGGAATACAACATGGACCTGTCCCAGAGACGTGCGAATGCCGTTGCCAAATACCTGGAAGACAAAGGTATTGCCCGCGACCGTCTGGCCGCCACAGGCTTTGGTTTTGACAAACCGGTTGCCCTGAACAGCACAGACTATGGCCGCTCCCTGAACAGAAGGGTTGAAATTAATCCCTACTAA